From one Amia ocellicauda isolate fAmiCal2 chromosome 17, fAmiCal2.hap1, whole genome shotgun sequence genomic stretch:
- the natd1 gene encoding protein NATD1 isoform X1 yields the protein MAQAAQINVLDLNCPIKVEHDRKRRQFTVRLNGSHDRAVLLYEYVGKRTVDLQHTEVPDAYRGRGIAKHLAKAAMDFVVEEDLKAHLTCWYIQNMKRTWKTTRNTCSQFTREGILSAAPL from the exons ATGGCCCAGGCAGCGCAGATTAACGTCCTCGATCTCAACTGTCCCATCAAGGTGGAGCACGACCGAAAGCGGAGGCAATTCACTGTTAGATTAAACG GCTCCCACGACCGAGCGGTGCTACTGTACGAGTATGTGGGGAAGAGGACGGTTGACCTGCAGCACACAGAGGTTCCCGATGCCTACAGAGGGAGGGGGATCGCTAAACATCTGGCAAAG GCGGCCATGGATTTCGTGGTTGAAGAGGACCTGAAGGCCCACCTGACTTGCTGGTACATCCAGAA CATGAAGAGAACCTGGAAAACAACAAGGAACACTTGTAGCCAATTCACAAGAGAGGGAATATTGTCTGCTGCTCCACTGTGA
- the natd1 gene encoding protein NATD1 isoform X2 yields MAQAAQINVLDLNCPIKVEHDRKRRQFTVRLNGSHDRAVLLYEYVGKRTVDLQHTEVPDAYRGRGIAKHLAKAAMDFVVEEDLKAHLTCWYIQKYVKENPQPQYLERILH; encoded by the exons ATGGCCCAGGCAGCGCAGATTAACGTCCTCGATCTCAACTGTCCCATCAAGGTGGAGCACGACCGAAAGCGGAGGCAATTCACTGTTAGATTAAACG GCTCCCACGACCGAGCGGTGCTACTGTACGAGTATGTGGGGAAGAGGACGGTTGACCTGCAGCACACAGAGGTTCCCGATGCCTACAGAGGGAGGGGGATCGCTAAACATCTGGCAAAG GCGGCCATGGATTTCGTGGTTGAAGAGGACCTGAAGGCCCACCTGACTTGCTGGTACATCCAGAAGTATGTGAAGGAGAATCCACAGCCTCAGTACCTGGAACGCATCTTGCACTGA